agcaatgaattatgaaaataacCTCTTGGGGATggtttttataataataatttttttatattttcttggggACCAAACCGCCAATTATACAAATTGCGAACCGCGCGGTTTATATAACGTTCAAACCATTTTCaactgcaaaaataaaaaatcaactaGTTAAGTTTGGTTCTGTTTTTTCTAGCCGATTTTCGTTGtacaccgatttttttgaacacccctgaTGCTAAAGGGGAAATGGGAGAGAGAAGTGCGATTGGTGGATAGAGAGAAGATAATGTCGTGAATTTATCAcgataaattctcaaattatcGCTAATTTCTTGCGATATTTCATCTCCATAAAGCATTCTGTAAGAGTGTTTCTATACAAATAACATAACTCGTATGAGAAAACACATATAACTAATTTCAATGATGTTCGGCCACTAGAATTTCTCGCCCCTATCACTTTGTGTCATAAAGTTTTAAGTGAGGATAATTTAGTCATtcatcttattattttatatgataaatatttttatcattttacatatattatatagttcAATAAGCACTAATAATATACTCCTTTCTAGAAATGTCAAAAGACATTTCTTATTTGTCTCAATTTCCATCAAAttcattaattatataaatttgaaaactttaatttgtttttagttctttttaattttttattaattatatttatttgtataacTGAATTTTTTGctacataaatattttaaaattaaaggtTTGAAACTATGTACTAGATGAATTACAGTGAAATTTTTCCTACCTAAACCTTTTAAAATGAAATGTTTGAAACTATATATCAGAATAAATATTGATGAAACAATTAGCTTAACAAATACTAATTAAATCGTACACACAGGGATTTTGATCAATTTGTATATTACTTGTAACATCATAAGTTTTTATCTGAAAAATGTTAGCTAGTTGGATTGCAAGCAATATACTTAACATTACATAAActttacctaaaaataatattcttataaCAAAGTAGAGAGTTTCATATAAGTACTTGTACCTCCcaaattattttaacatatatgtatctatagaaaaatattttcacaaaagaCTTAAATAGTGAAAAGCGAAAAAATAAACCTATCCACTTAATCAACAACTCATCCATTGATCGACAAGTATTTTTTCATCGTTAGGCTACGCATGTAACAAAATCTAGGACAATACTTTATTGACAAAGTAGAAGAGAGATCAGCTTACTCAGAACTATGTGGGAGTTTTGAGTTGACCTCCCATAAAATCTTCTTCGATaggtttatgaaaaaaataatattcagaTTTTGCAAAGTCTCGATCATCCCCAAACTAGCATTCATCTCATGCATATATGGATTCCTTAGCCTGAAAATGATGCCCACGTTATCTACAAATGTGGAGTCCAAATACTTTTATGAGTATGAGAATATTAATCATATTATTTgtcaatttaaaatctcaagaGACATCATCTTGACGTTATATACCAACTCAATACGAGACAACATGTTTTTTTCAAGATAACTATATACTCTCTCGAAAGTTATTCCACAACAAAGTTTAATGACCGttgaaaatttcttttgtcattcgtTAACCCTgttaaagtttaaaaaataattgaagtatcattatattttaaacattttatctttcattcctttttttttttttctatttcctcaatttctttatttatttgtttgcaATGGCAGGGCAGTTCGTAGTGGTGGGGAATGAGACTACTTTAGCAGATAATGGGAATTGCATATATTGCAGATATGTTATGAATAATTAAAATCGATATTCACAAATGCTGGTGATGAACCCTTAGGGTTCATATTCTGTTTCATTTGTTTATTTCATTTGCTCTCAATTTGCAGTGATATAGCCTGGTCACGACTTCAGTGCCTGATGCTAAGACCATTTGTTATCTTTCTTTATTGCAAACATATGATAAGACtgaatttgtttttttcattaatttgcGATGAATTCATATGGCAATTACGGGGGCAAATGAACCGAATCGTTCTAGTGTAGTTTGGTATTCGACTTGATAAAAATTTGTTCAAATTTGTTTATTAAGATAAACAATACGAACTTTGAcctaattttgaaattcaaatcgTAAATAAACTGAACTTGAACTCAATAAATTTCGACTTGTTAGTTCGAATAGAAACTTATAAACTAACTCGATTATAGGTTTGTGAACTATCTCAAATAGAGACTCGTGAGCTAACTCACTCATAGACTTGTGAGCTAGCTCGAGTAGAGGCTCGCGAGTTGACTCGTAAATAGgcttatttacaaatatattaataaaatcatttataattttataaaaatatatttaacataaaattatcaaactttactttattataataatatcataataagaatgtgttaataaaaaaatttatatgacttaaaaattaatcaactaatgtatgagtttaatacaataattatcATTTGAATCGAGTAAGAAAATACTTATTTGAgtaacaattaataaatattgtattctactattttttttaatcaagtaaaattcaAACATTTAAGTGATTAATCGCTTATATACTTGTCTTATTCGAATATATGATGGAATAACATTAATTGAATAACCAAATAGTTAATTGActaagtggtacattagttaAATAACTTTGTTGTGctataattttgattatatttgtattttaaaaataattaaacaagtaatttgattatctttttgcaTGGTAAATGATGTTATGCTTattgtaatttgtgaaattattattacttaattatcattttgatgttatatttgttgattatcaagtTAGGTTAATTTAagtatatttgttaattatcattattgatatttatttttactgtacatcaatttattatatttttttaaataaaattttaataaattccaCCTCAAGCTTGAGCTTGAGCTTGGCTCGTCAATTAAATTGAGCTCGAGCCAAACTTTCAAGCTCGACTCAAACTCGAGCTTGAGTCTATGATAAAATTTGTTGAGTTGAGCCAAGCTAAGTGAAACTCGAGTTGGCTTGACTTATTTGCACCCATGGCAATTGCATATCTATGTTCATAGTTTGGCGAACGCCCTAAGTTTATCCTCTTTTATCTTAGTAGTAGTTGAGGCTATTAATGACAACAACAATGGTAGGGCATTTGctcaatttattatatatttataataaattcatCCCACGTatataaatctatttttataattgGGTGAATCTAGTAGATttaactattatatttttatgcaaCGATAAAGATTATTCATAATAACACTGATTATAGCGGAgacatttttcattatttattattatttatctgtgacaaactcaagttttcctCTCTTAACTTAAGTGTGATTACCAACGCATactattttgttttctaaaactaaggaatagaagaaaaagaatgaagggcaaaatgtatttttgtcaCTTTGTTTAACAATAAGGGGAGCTATTGTTacttttaaaacttaaaaagtgTTTTTACAATTACATCAAACTTTAACAGTAATTTTTACAACTTACTTGGTAATATagttaatttctattttttcaacaaaatttaagaaattattaacaaaattttgcAATACCAAAATGTAATAGGGTACTTATATAATATAGATGtccagttttttttttaattaatttttgcggATATGTTTCCTCCTCGCGAAGACTGATTGATTATTCTTTCTTAGGTTCCTTCAATGCTAAGCGTTTGATTGACCACTTAAATTCAAATAACGTGGgatcataattaaattgttgACATCTCTCACATTGATTGGTCAAGCAAAAGAGATCAAGACTTTTCCCTTTAGGAAATTTTGTTCGGATTcctctattttaatttaattttatattaaattccCAATTTTGTGTTATTTGCACTTCacaattgattattttattttttaaaaaaatattatttacacacttaatttagatatttgagctaacatttctgtattaatatattatattacgtgtattattaatataaatatataatacattaatacaaAGTGTCATAAATAATTTGCTATATAATTGAtacaaataatatcaaaatatcaaataccCCTTCTATGTAATCCCAACAATGTAAAATAAACTTCTAGGAAGGTCAAAGAGAAAATTTGttattcctctataaataattatttcaataatatcaaatctgacatttttaaaaaaatcatatactaTACTTTTGTGTCTACGAGTCAATGTTTCAGCACAAGAAAGTTGAACTATATGCTTTATTtgatacaaatttattttttttataatccgtTATGataataagaaatttttttatacatatgcCCGAATTGGTCAATAATATTCGAATTTGATAAATCGAACCATataaacttattaataaaatgttctaatatattacaaaatttcaCTTTTAACAATTATCCAATTAGAGAATCATTGGAAATATGGTATTGAACTTCTTAATAGCATTTAAGTATCAAATTTTAGTAttcaataagtattttttttatttaaaaaaaatcttttggttttgggtttggatgattttatttgttgaatcTTCATAatctttttttgtttccttattgCTATTTGTGAGTATTCTAAAGTTTCCTTTAAGTTCAAAATTGATgcttatatgtttttatttgtctcCTTTATTCTaattaacttatatttttttatgaattcatTACATAATATTCGCACTAAATACATTTTTGTCaacaattttatatgaaaaattaagtACAAAATCTCAATAAAAAATGCTATCCATTCAAAAGGATAAATTTATTACTTGTAAATATCTCTACAATcgataattttatgtaaatattattcaaattaaaacatttcaCAAGATActgttgaaaaatattttgcatgATATATAATGGTAAatccttataaaaaaatatatattaaaaatagatGCGACATTAAAAGTCAAGcaaacaacaaataaaagaacTCAATTTTAGTTATTCTACGAAAATAAGCACAAAGAAGGCACCACAAAAAAATCACCTAATTTTGCTAATTGCATTCCTACTACCATCACCATCTTTTGTAAAActatattatcatatttttaaaattttgtatatttgttattttccttttgcaaGTAAgaattggatttttttattcacatttgaaataaaaatattttttatttattataaattatttaaaattttaaattctcattttttattgagATAGGAATAGACGCGAAGacataaatttattcaaaacttAAGAAAAACATGTAGAGTTAGGGTTGGGTCACACGAGAAAATATATCCCTATTTTAActtgttgtttttttatattttttatgattatttttaatttcacaatcataacaaatattacaaataattttgtatataaataaaatgagtgcAAGCTTTATTAATAAAgtagtattttttaataaaattattaattaatttaaaaaattacatttaaaaattatataaaaatttaaaaataagataaaaatagatCTTCccaataaaaattgaataaaaactttaaatcataattcatgaattggttatatatatatatatatatatattttgaatgacGCTCAGCCCCTCAATTCTAGGAAGGGAAGTTAATCGCAAGATATGTCTCACGCGATTAAGATTCGAACTCACGTACACTAAGATAATCAAAAAACTAATGAGCCGGTCTTAACTGCTATGcaagagtgcgattttgttcaccccctttaacggggtgaacgtAACCCTGTTAGtgggggttaaaaaaataattatgttttaaaaaaaaattatttgtagtcatttttttttgaaaagaattatttttagtcactcaaataaattaattgttgaaaacaGTCACTTTCTAGTTTTGACTCAGTTTTAaccttattaattatttttgtaagtctgtcatttttttataagttttaattCATCTAGTTTTGATCTTGTCGTATTTTTagttaagttttaaaaatatttttttttgaaacataattatttttttttaaaataattttataaattttttcagtcaaaaaattatttttttaaccttgACGAGAATTACGTTCACTACCGTTAAAGGgcgaacaaaatcgcactcgctGCGCAAtgtctcaagggtatttttttgtttttgtttatatgaaaatggatgcttaattgaaaaattgaataaagattaaagaataacaaaatatcGGATCCATCGCCATTTCCGGTCTTTTGTCTTCTATAGAGAGCGTGATGCGCGAATGTTCTTCTCACTGTCACTGGTCACTGGTCACTGGTCACTGGTCACGCCCCTcgcccccctctctctctctctctctcgctcgctcgctcgctcgctcgctcgctgCGATTTCTGGAAGCGAATCGGCTAGGGTTCGTGTGAAACCTTCTTCGCCGGAGACTTGTTTGGATTCTTTGATCTCTACTCTTTCGCCCTTTCCCCAAGAATGATCTTCAATATTGTCTTCTCTTCTGTCCCTCTCACTCTTAGTCTCCATTTTGTGTATATACTCATGTTTCCGTGTTCGTAGTTACATCTTGTGCTTTTCTGCCCTACGAACGCTTCCTTTTTACTGTTTTTGGCAATTTATGCTCGACGGAACGGGTGTTGTTGATTTATCGTCAATAACTTGCAGTGACTCTCTCTATTTCGCCTTCCTATATCTATTTCTCCTGGCATTGTGCATGTATGTGTGCTAAAAGGCCTCTTAGATATTGTCGGCTAGTTTTCCTTGAAGATTCTGTTTTCTAGCCAAGATCGTCAAGATgttcttgttatttatttatcttctgTCTTATGTGGAGTTGTTCTTTGCACTGTTGCTGGTAACCAGGCCTATGTGTATGCAGAGGATTGAATAAATTACGTGAAATCATCATTTGTTTGTCAAAACATGcatctgttttttatttttatttttcgtgTTGGATAGTATTTCGCTAAAATAAATGATCAGATATTCATGTTGTAGATATTTTATGCTGGCCCAaatgttgtaaatatttttCGTTTTCGTTTGTAttctgagaaaataaattatcagATTTTCATGTTGTGGTGTGGGCAAACCACCTTCCATTCTtgccttccccccccccccccccatagaCATCATTTGTGCAGTTAAGGTTTCTTTATAGTGTGAAATAGCTAGTCTGTTCTGCCTATTTGACATGAATATGTTAAAACTGATCCTTGATTACTTACAGAGTCCATCTATGTTGTTATCGAATATGGACATTATGTTGTCTTGTTGTTTTATATGCAAATTTTTGAGGAGCTTTACTTACTTCTACTTTATTGCCTCGTGCACTATGAATGTATATGCAGTGAACATGGAATCAAAATATATGGAGGAGGATAGAAACTTAGTTGGAACTTGTATATTTTCAAGCTATCATACTTGCACAATATGCattgtattatataatacaatTCTCCTTTCCATTGTGTGTTTGTAAGGTCAATTCTTGGTTTTTGAATCTGATGCTGAATTTTTATCCTCTGTTATCAGTGCATTTTCACTAATGAATCTCCTTTATACGAGAATATGTTTCAAATGTAGTTTCTGCAATAGAGCACCTTGAGTAGCTTATAAAGAGACAAATAGTGAATAAAGAGCTAAATTCAAAGAAAgcaaattatacatatatagttGTACATACTTATATGTTGCATCTATAGTAAGAATCATGAAATTTGAACATCAGTAGGTCTTTATGTATACAAATTTAATCCAGTTAATTTCACCGAGATCTCTTGTAGTATCTTGCATTCACATCTCAGTTCCAAAGGTTTAGAAAATAGCGACTAACTTCCCTtaccattaatttttatttacaactGTTAAACAGCTGATACATTTTGCATCTTACATCTGCATGTTGTGAAGGAAATAAATATAtcggataaaaaaaatattttgaaatagtgGCAGAAATAAGAACCATTTCTCAATTGTCAATGTTTACACATGACCTGTACCATTTAGTGAAGTAATAATCATTTGATCAAGCtggttaatttttaatgtgatttgATCAATTGAGGTGTCAACCATGGGACGCTTGCAATGACAAATCACTAATTTTTGTGGGTGAAAGGTACCGTTCATggtcattttatttgtttttctcattttcatttttcctttaatgTCATCTGTACAATCTTGATTTTATTCATGATGTGTGGCTGTAAAATATGCAAAGGCTCTTGAGTTATAGCAGGTGGCTGAACTCTGCTCTTTTGCCTGTTTATTTTTGTGACTAGTCCATCGGCTGCACTGGTCCAAATGAGCTCTTTCTATCATGTTATATCAATATGTTGCCTTTTgcatatatgtaatttttatcaTGACCGTGTTGCTGAACTTGGATAGCCATTGTTATTTTGCCTTATTTAGTTCCAGAGTTGGTGATTGCTTTTTGTCATTATTCCCTTATGTGTTATTTACTAaagtatgttttttttttttcattttctccatTAAAACAGGTCAGCAAGTAGGTGCAAGCTAAAATGAGTAACAAAGGGAGTGGAAAGTCATTCATTGCTGGTACTGCTAACTCATCATCAATGGGGAAAGGCATATCTGGGGATTCTAGCCAAAAGGTGGATCAGTTGAGTCATGGGGTAGAGGACATCAGCTTAGATTCTGCACAAGATGGTGAATGGGAGGTCTATGAGAAGAAGGCTAAACATAGATCCGGAAGTAATGCTTCAAGATCATCATCTTCTCATGGTCACAATCCTAAACCATGGGGACATCCTGATGTGCAAAAGTCAGGGATGTGGAACAGTGGCTGGGAGAAAGGTCCTGGCAATAGTCGACCGATGCCTAATACTGATTCTAGAAGGTCCTCAACCAGAGTAAATTTCAGGCCCCAATCATCTAGTGGCAACCTTACAGCTGGACAACCAGTGATTCCTCCTCCTTTGCAGCAAGGATGGAATTGGCGAGCAAGAGCTGCTGCCTCTCAGCCAGCAGAAGAGGGGGCAAACAAAAGAGAGAGCGACTTGGATCACCATGGTGGTGATTCTGATGACGATAGGACTGAAAATAACGAAGGTGACTCCGATGCTATTGATGATACTGATGATGAACTCCTCAGTGATGAGTTTGACTCAGATGCTAGCCAAAAGAGTCATGAAACTCTCAAGAAAAGCAATTGGTTCAAGTCTTTTTTCCAAATGTTGGATAAATTGTCTGTTGATGAGATCAATGAACCAGCTCGACAGTGGCATTGTCCTGCATGCCAACGTGGTCCTGGTGCCATTGACTGGTACAGAGGTTTGCAGCCTCTTATGACACATGCGAAGACTAAAGGATCTGCAAGGATGAAGGTCCATCGAGAATTTGCTGAACTTTTGGATGAAGAGCTGAGCAGGCGGGGTACTTCTGTCATTCCAGCTGGGGAAGAATTTGGGAAATGGAAAGGTCTGAGTGGGACTGTGAGTGACCATGACATCATCTGGCCTCCTATGGTTGTGATAATGAATACAAGACTTAACCTAGATGACAATGAGAAGGTACAATTAGTAGAGGTTTTATTAActagcaagaaaaaaaaaaaagaaaaagtttttattGACCGAACTTTTTTATAGAGTTTCTTTATGTCAATATGTGAAAAATTAATCCACATTGCATCTTTTTCTAGAGAAATTGGTTTTCTTGATGATGCAGTTGAGTATCtcgtttgaattttttttttttgcagtggACTGGCATGGGAAATCAAGAACTGCTCAACTACTTTAGTTCGTATGCTGCAGTGAAGGCTCGACACTCCTATGGTCCACAGGGCCATCGGGGCATgagtgttttgatttttgagaacTCAGCAATAGGTTATCTGGAGGCGGAACGTCTTCATAGCCATTTCAAAGAAGAAGGAACGGACAGGGAGGCTTGGGAGCGTAATAGAGTCCTGTTCCGTCCTGGTGGACAGCGGCAACTTTTTGGGTACATGGCTGAGAAACGAGACTTAGATAATTTCAACCTGCATTCACAAGGTATGCATGTGAGAAAAGGGaagctgggggggggggggggggggggacatgCCCCTTCAATCTCTTTGTGCATACTTGTATATGTTGGCAATGGTAGGGGAAGACATGCAAAACGATTTATATCCCATTTGTTTGACATACTTTATAACTCTGTAGGGAAGTCCAAGCTAAAGTTCGAGATAAAATCATACCAGGAAATGGTTGTGAACCAGATGAAACGAATGAGTGAAGATAATCAGCAACTTATCTGGTTCAAGAATAAAGTGGCAAAGGAACAAATGCGTTCAAAAGCCCTTCAGGAATCCTTTGGCTCAGTTTCTGAAAAACTGCGGAGGACATTGGAGGAAAACCGCATTGTTAAGGAGAGAAGCAAAATGCATCATGAACAGAATAAGGAAGAGGTAATAATAATTGAATGTTCTATGTATGATGACTTAGTTTTGGACAAGATGGAACTTGCTTTCTAGAGCTCTACTATGGCCTGTTTTGTGCATTTTTTTTAGTTGCCAAATTAGCTACTTGGTTTTCTTGAACCATTTTGCACAGGCATCAATtctatttttgaatttctctttGGGACTCTATTTTAAGCTGACTGGTTTGTTTTATTGTACCTGAGGAAGCACCATGTCTGGATATTTCATGCATATGCCTATGacatttacaatttttatttctcTATTAACTTACTATGAAATCTTTTCGCAGCTCACCTGCCATTTATGGATCATgtctaatatatttattacattgtCATTTACAATTTGATGATGTTGTCATGGCCTAGTCCTACATTGGTAGTTTACTAGGAGTCATGAGTATATCACTTGGTTTTATGAACCTAATAGTCACCTTCACGTGGCATTTTTGGGTGTGAGGATCCATGGTGCTATTAGTGGTAATAGAGTCTATTTAGGACTGCTATTGAGCGGGTGCAAGCGAGGACAATTTTGGAAACAAGCTTGGGTCAGATTCAAATATAAGAGTTTTTGGTGTTTCAAAGATGATAGGTATTAAAAGACAGGAGTTTGCCATAACCTAATCTCATATCAGCTTCAGTAATTTTGGAGAGGTTGTGGGTATATTACTTGTGGAGTCATGAAACTAACAATCAGCTTCAGTAAACACTTTTAGGAAAGGTCTCCTGAATTACTTGTGGTTGTGCATGTACCATGCAAGTCTGCTGTGTAGTATTCCTAGAAAAATTAGAGCAGTTAGCATGATATACTTATGTGTTGATTGAACCATTGTTATAATCATTGGATTCTTTTTGTGTTGATAGAGCCATAGTTAAACAATTGAAGTTCTTTTTTATGTTATATCCTATGTTTGAGCTTTGCATTAATTAAGGGAGCTATTTTAGCTGTAGCAAATATATTTTGGCAGAATACAGATAAAAGTGTCATCGTTCTGTTTTGTATTCTTCTGTACTTAAAATGAAGTTTTTTATCTGATATGCTGCCTGCATCTGCTTTTATAACCTAATGCGTTCTGAACTTGATTTAGTGATTCAATAATCTTGCAACATTCTTGTAATGTAATAGCTGTTATTTATGAAGTTGCTGGATACAGTGGAAGTATGGAAAAGAAATTTATGGACTttataaatcataatatttttcttgaactTTAGTTTTATGTAAATGAATCTACATATTCGTCAATTTGTTATCAGCTCATAGAAGTTCATTCCCCCACCCTAGAGAGGGAGGGAAGGTTTCAGGATTTCTTGCCTTGATGATTTAAAAATAGCAGCTGTTACATTGTTTTGCACTTGCTTTCAGTTGAtacaatttgtatttttattagatGGACTTTCAAGAGCAATTCTTCAAGGATCAGCTAAAAATTATTCACGAAGCCAGGGATGCAAAGGAAGATGACTTTGAAAAGATTCAGCAGGAGGAGCGAGAGAAGGTTAAACAATCAAATGCAAATCTTTCCAGCACAGAGGATCGTAGGCGAAGGTAATTTGCCTCGTGTTACTTAGTTATTATGTTTTCTGTGGAGCACACATTTAATCCTGAATAGTCACCTTTTTTATAGTTTACTGCTAATCAAATAGGGCTCTTTGATATTGACAAGTCAACTGTATGGCTTCCAATCAAGGATAGGAAATCTTAGCCAAGCTGTCAGTTATGCGAGGCTTGGGGCTGTGTGAAGTAGAACTGCCCTTATTCTATCCGTTTCCTCACTTCTATTCTTGACATTTCCATGTATAGGGCGGACGAAATTACCAAATTCGTCAAGTCTCAGGACAAGGAGATGGAGGAATTTGTGGCCGAGAGGGATAGGCTGTTCGCGGCCCATAAAGAAGAGATGATCGCCATGAAGAAGAGACATTGGGAGGAAGAAGTCGAGCTGGAGAAGAAATTTGACGCCGAACTAAACCAGCTGATGGAGAAGTACGCCCCACACTGAAACCAAATTACTGAAACTTGGAGATCTGAAGATCTTACCTTTTGCAAGGATCAGTCAGATGGGAAATCCGCTATGGAACTTTTGGTGCTTAGCCTCTCTCTTTGTCAACTTATATGTTATATCTAACAGCccttttgttaaattttctggTGTTAATGACTTTGTTCGTGGCCTTTGATTTGGATTGGTTTGGTTTTTAGCCGTGTATCTACTATTTAGTTAGTAACTAGAAACTTGGAAGACTCTGGCTATCCAACTCCTTTTGTTACAATTCCAAAGCTGAATCAACCGTGaatgagttttaaattttatacttaaaaaaaaagtaaatctaACCACCACAGCCTTAATTAAATTTGAGTAACTTGCAAGCTGGggttggttttggttttaaaatgtCTGCCATATtgcaattttaaaattcaaacttttttgTGTTTCATCGTGGttagtttttactttttagctCAACATcgggaaaattttaaaattcaaacttaTAACATATTTAAAAGGATTATTAATACCAATAAGTCAAatgttttttgattt
This window of the Diospyros lotus cultivar Yz01 chromosome 5, ASM1463336v1, whole genome shotgun sequence genome carries:
- the LOC127801666 gene encoding protein SUPPRESSOR OF GENE SILENCING 3; this translates as MSNKGSGKSFIAGTANSSSMGKGISGDSSQKVDQLSHGVEDISLDSAQDGEWEVYEKKAKHRSGSNASRSSSSHGHNPKPWGHPDVQKSGMWNSGWEKGPGNSRPMPNTDSRRSSTRVNFRPQSSSGNLTAGQPVIPPPLQQGWNWRARAAASQPAEEGANKRESDLDHHGGDSDDDRTENNEGDSDAIDDTDDELLSDEFDSDASQKSHETLKKSNWFKSFFQMLDKLSVDEINEPARQWHCPACQRGPGAIDWYRGLQPLMTHAKTKGSARMKVHREFAELLDEELSRRGTSVIPAGEEFGKWKGLSGTVSDHDIIWPPMVVIMNTRLNLDDNEKWTGMGNQELLNYFSSYAAVKARHSYGPQGHRGMSVLIFENSAIGYLEAERLHSHFKEEGTDREAWERNRVLFRPGGQRQLFGYMAEKRDLDNFNLHSQGKSKLKFEIKSYQEMVVNQMKRMSEDNQQLIWFKNKVAKEQMRSKALQESFGSVSEKLRRTLEENRIVKERSKMHHEQNKEEMDFQEQFFKDQLKIIHEARDAKEDDFEKIQQEEREKVKQSNANLSSTEDRRRRADEITKFVKSQDKEMEEFVAERDRLFAAHKEEMIAMKKRHWEEEVELEKKFDAELNQLMEKYAPH